From Coxiella burnetii, a single genomic window includes:
- a CDS encoding replication initiation protein, which translates to MTPNPELPDWSLSQILMEKRMNLAVATDKRVELKKHVNAIHCSNNLTLVQRKLFNALLFNAYPELPYKLKFQISAKDLCKLIGYNSNDYGKLKRALLGLITTAIEWNVIDCDTGKEKNWKASSILSAAQLAEGVCTYEYSHIMKELLFQPEIYGRIDVKTMSKFKSSYGLALYENCIRYQRLSQTPWFPLDVFRKLMGVLGGKYTSFKDFKKRVLNIAVNEVNNLSQIQVLPEIERQNQKVTKIRFKLNKKHLASSEKISNLINAELEETLTNTFSLSPLLIRDLLTEYDIAFIREKVNIIINSSSFQEGKIRGLSGYLIDSLRKDYKASKSSQMLISEARMKRKLEEEAEKEREERRRNRYEKYVKDKINKYLTLLTDAEKDALVMDFEVELKSNKSNKVFYSWYKKNGFEHVGVKACFHNFVKEHKKQHMGGILSFEEFISLVDEYT; encoded by the coding sequence TTGACGCCCAATCCGGAGCTCCCGGATTGGAGCTTGAGCCAAATATTGATGGAGAAACGAATGAATTTGGCTGTGGCTACGGACAAAAGAGTCGAACTGAAAAAGCATGTCAATGCTATTCATTGTTCAAATAACCTTACTTTGGTGCAAAGAAAGTTATTCAATGCACTTTTATTTAATGCTTATCCAGAGTTACCCTACAAGCTCAAATTTCAAATTTCAGCAAAAGATTTATGCAAATTAATAGGATATAACAGCAATGACTATGGAAAGCTTAAAAGGGCGCTACTTGGGTTAATCACAACCGCAATTGAATGGAATGTAATCGATTGTGACACAGGGAAGGAAAAAAATTGGAAAGCAAGTTCAATCCTATCAGCGGCTCAGCTGGCGGAAGGCGTTTGTACTTATGAGTACAGTCATATTATGAAAGAATTGCTTTTCCAGCCGGAAATTTATGGAAGAATAGATGTAAAAACCATGTCAAAATTTAAATCAAGCTATGGTTTAGCATTATATGAAAACTGTATTCGCTACCAGAGACTGTCACAGACACCTTGGTTTCCTTTAGATGTTTTTAGAAAACTCATGGGAGTTTTAGGCGGTAAATACACTTCATTTAAAGATTTTAAAAAAAGAGTACTCAATATTGCAGTGAATGAGGTAAATAACCTATCACAAATTCAGGTCTTACCAGAAATCGAGAGACAAAACCAAAAAGTCACAAAGATTAGATTTAAACTGAATAAAAAACACCTTGCGTCATCCGAAAAAATCTCAAACCTAATTAATGCAGAGTTAGAAGAAACCTTAACAAATACATTTAGTCTATCTCCGCTTCTTATTCGAGATTTGCTTACAGAGTATGATATAGCGTTCATTCGTGAAAAAGTGAACATCATTATAAATTCCAGTAGTTTTCAAGAAGGGAAGATACGCGGCCTTAGTGGGTATTTAATAGACTCATTACGAAAAGATTATAAAGCCAGCAAGTCGAGCCAGATGCTTATTAGTGAAGCACGAATGAAGAGGAAATTAGAAGAAGAAGCTGAGAAAGAAAGGGAAGAAAGACGAAGAAATAGATATGAAAAATACGTTAAGGATAAAATAAACAAATATCTTACATTACTAACGGATGCTGAGAAGGATGCTCTAGTGATGGATTTTGAGGTTGAATTGAAGTCAAATAAAAGTAATAAAGTCTTTTACTCTTGGTATAAGAAAAATGGTTTTGAGCATGTTGGGGTTAAAGCTTGCTTTCACAATTTTGTGAAAGAGCATAAAAAACAGCATATGGGAGGAATTCTGTCATTTGAAGAGTTTATAAGCTTGGTGGATGAATACACTTAA
- the cpeA gene encoding Dot/Icm T4SS effector CpeA — MRMFRESKSEEKKSPSSQTAGLFATVPSLKDIMIDRLIEQLGGIAELNKQVVRDPRLWGAINERLTQHFLLLVVQGKQGQVEAMLKVNPALILFARGDVTDYSGQTFKNISAWEYVLWAYDSHMYRMLFNYIPKEQRPLALQQLIDLETNGIAYTLSEKVMNAEREAEETRETIIREAHYDFSPLIDALQTYVTNVERWSFEECVEHWRKKVGGAQCMVPVHVGNEYCYPDRSFDPIPRFNEKNLPRRHNFYNYVSGADESWFPLSPAGLGTNFAIMRGCMRAVAGACWRVGRQWACNDLAAITALREVRQSDLIQLKEQLQNPAPESAPSTSKTLRSKNP, encoded by the coding sequence ATGCGTATGTTCAGAGAAAGCAAAAGCGAAGAAAAAAAAAGTCCTTCTAGCCAAACAGCTGGTTTGTTTGCAACTGTTCCATCCTTAAAGGATATCATGATAGATCGCCTCATAGAGCAATTAGGAGGAATAGCAGAATTGAATAAACAAGTTGTAAGAGATCCACGCTTATGGGGAGCAATTAATGAAAGGTTGACCCAGCATTTTTTATTGCTGGTTGTTCAGGGAAAACAAGGTCAAGTTGAAGCGATGTTAAAAGTGAATCCCGCTTTAATTCTTTTTGCTAGAGGCGATGTAACGGATTATTCCGGTCAAACATTTAAAAATATCAGCGCATGGGAATACGTCCTATGGGCATATGATTCGCATATGTATAGAATGTTATTCAATTATATTCCAAAAGAGCAAAGACCACTGGCATTACAGCAATTAATTGATCTTGAGACAAACGGGATTGCTTACACCCTTTCTGAAAAAGTGATGAATGCGGAAAGGGAAGCAGAAGAAACTCGAGAAACAATCATTCGGGAAGCTCATTATGACTTTTCACCACTGATTGATGCCTTACAAACCTACGTAACTAATGTGGAGCGTTGGAGCTTTGAAGAATGTGTTGAGCACTGGCGTAAAAAAGTCGGTGGTGCGCAGTGCATGGTGCCGGTGCATGTGGGCAATGAGTACTGTTATCCTGATCGGTCATTTGATCCAATACCAAGGTTTAATGAAAAAAACTTACCGCGGCGGCACAATTTCTACAATTATGTGAGTGGTGCGGATGAATCATGGTTTCCTCTTTCTCCGGCCGGTCTTGGTACTAATTTTGCAATAATGCGCGGGTGCATGCGGGCTGTCGCGGGAGCGTGTTGGCGTGTGGGGCGTCAATGGGCGTGTAACGATTTGGCGGCCATAACCGCCTTACGTGAAGTGAGGCAATCTGATTTGATACAGCTTAAAGAGCAGCTACAGAATCCAGCACCGGAGTCTGCGCCATCAACATCAAAGACTTTGAGAAGTAAGAATCCATAA
- the cpeH gene encoding Dot/Icm T4SS effector CpeH — protein sequence MGAYFRQKNWIFKKKTLKYKNRSTFLYINLFEAEAVGIWMSIKLNIQFTRSFTERLQSTNTNPLMIKC from the coding sequence TTGGGCGCTTACTTTAGGCAAAAAAATTGGATCTTTAAAAAAAAGACCCTCAAATACAAAAATCGTAGCACTTTTTTATACATTAATTTGTTTGAAGCTGAGGCTGTGGGAATTTGGATGTCGATAAAATTAAATATTCAGTTTACAAGGTCGTTTACTGAACGCTTACAATCAACCAACACTAATCCTCTGATGATAAAATGTTGA
- a CDS encoding mobile mystery protein A has protein sequence MKDSLITLKQLDQRLLALKEQGIHLTPKQGWVRTLRKALGLTIKQLAKRLSVDPSRVVKIETSEVKGAVTLRTLQSVAEALNCTFVYSFVPKTSLEDTVRNQARKVAKAQMERTAHTMELENQAIEKKWFEEQVEDLTDELLRKSWKHFWEE, from the coding sequence ATGAAAGACAGTCTCATTACCTTAAAACAGCTCGATCAGCGGTTACTGGCCCTCAAAGAACAGGGCATCCATTTAACCCCCAAACAAGGGTGGGTAAGAACCTTGCGAAAAGCTTTGGGGTTGACTATTAAGCAATTGGCCAAACGCCTGAGCGTTGATCCTTCACGGGTGGTAAAAATAGAAACGTCTGAAGTGAAAGGGGCCGTTACACTACGGACTTTACAATCCGTGGCCGAAGCGTTGAATTGCACATTTGTTTACAGTTTTGTTCCTAAAACCAGCTTAGAAGACACAGTGAGAAATCAGGCACGAAAAGTGGCCAAAGCACAAATGGAACGAACAGCACACACGATGGAGCTGGAAAACCAAGCCATTGAAAAAAAATGGTTTGAAGAGCAAGTGGAAGATTTAACGGATGAGCTATTACGCAAGTCCTGGAAACATTTCTGGGAAGAATAA
- a CDS encoding mobile mystery protein B codes for MLEAETLVSRQYFDLVEIATLDFVKKVHRRMFGKTWRWAGQFRTSNKNIGVDWVGIPVELRVLVDDLRYQLKNKSYPLDELAVRFHHRLVAVHPFVNGNGRHARLMTDILLLSQGEKRFSWGRAEDLIVKSPVRKKYISALRAADKLDYAPLLTFVKER; via the coding sequence ATTCTTGAAGCAGAAACTTTGGTGAGTCGTCAGTATTTTGATTTGGTTGAAATCGCTACCCTTGATTTTGTCAAAAAAGTGCACCGCCGAATGTTCGGGAAAACGTGGCGTTGGGCGGGTCAATTCCGTACATCAAATAAAAATATTGGTGTGGATTGGGTAGGTATTCCCGTTGAGCTGCGCGTATTAGTGGATGACCTCCGTTATCAACTAAAAAATAAGAGCTATCCTTTAGATGAGCTGGCTGTCCGTTTCCATCATCGGCTGGTTGCTGTTCATCCCTTTGTCAATGGCAATGGGCGCCACGCCCGATTGATGACCGATATTCTTTTGCTATCTCAAGGAGAAAAAAGATTCTCGTGGGGAAGGGCAGAAGACCTGATTGTAAAATCACCCGTTCGAAAAAAATATATTTCTGCACTTCGTGCAGCCGATAAATTAGACTATGCACCTTTATTGACCTTTGTGAAAGAGCGATAG
- a CDS encoding C40 family peptidase translates to MVYKDNNHSYIPCKNIADDPLKQSKISDEEYARTRNEGDIIHTVMFRSDESAHSTEEDQAQCNENKAPYIIISWPELKIEQFLPTVDLPLVGRPFIYSVYDCYSLARDYYKKNFGIKLNDYDRPDFWWEKDANLYMENYKKEGFKEIPAKELRCGDLILMKINSPVPNHIAIYLGNGEILHHLELQPSKRENYREKWRKKSVLFLRHKEISG, encoded by the coding sequence TTGGTTTATAAAGATAATAATCATTCATACATACCTTGCAAAAATATTGCTGATGATCCTCTGAAGCAAAGCAAGATAAGTGACGAAGAATATGCGCGTACGCGTAATGAGGGAGACATTATTCATACGGTGATGTTTCGCTCGGATGAATCTGCTCATTCAACGGAAGAAGATCAAGCACAATGCAATGAAAATAAGGCACCCTATATCATTATTTCCTGGCCAGAGTTAAAAATAGAACAATTTCTGCCGACCGTTGATCTCCCATTAGTGGGGCGGCCGTTTATTTATAGTGTCTATGATTGCTATTCATTAGCCAGAGATTATTACAAAAAGAATTTTGGGATTAAGTTGAATGATTACGATCGGCCAGATTTTTGGTGGGAGAAAGACGCTAATTTATATATGGAGAATTATAAAAAAGAAGGATTTAAAGAAATACCCGCGAAAGAGTTGCGCTGTGGAGATCTTATTTTAATGAAAATAAATTCTCCGGTCCCAAATCATATTGCTATTTATCTTGGGAATGGAGAGATACTCCACCACCTTGAGTTGCAGCCGAGTAAACGCGAGAATTACAGGGAAAAGTGGCGAAAGAAATCAGTGCTTTTCTTGCGGCATAAGGAAATTTCTGGTTAG
- a CDS encoding site-specific integrase, which yields MVHSLKPIATKNTLVEEGSDYVHAATSENTRLAYRADIQHFLSCGHTLPTTPESIEHYLRTCADHYNPRTLIRRLTALRQWHKLKSVSDPTQSPLVLKTMRGIARLHGRPKKQAMALRLKDLDQLISYLKESPSLKNTRDRALLLVGFFGAFRRSELVSLRWEQVSFVGEGMILTLPRSKTNQTGVAIR from the coding sequence ATGGTTCATTCACTAAAACCGATAGCTACTAAGAACACGTTAGTAGAAGAGGGGAGCGATTATGTGCATGCCGCCACCAGTGAAAACACGCGATTGGCCTATCGAGCGGATATTCAGCATTTTCTCTCTTGCGGCCATACCTTACCAACAACGCCTGAAAGCATCGAACACTATTTACGGACATGTGCCGATCACTACAACCCGCGAACGCTTATTAGAAGATTAACCGCTTTGCGCCAGTGGCATAAGTTGAAAAGCGTTTCGGATCCTACCCAAAGCCCTTTGGTCCTAAAAACCATGCGCGGGATTGCCCGCTTACATGGTCGACCGAAAAAGCAAGCAATGGCATTGCGATTAAAAGACTTGGATCAGTTAATTAGTTATTTAAAGGAAAGCCCCTCATTAAAAAACACACGAGATCGAGCGCTGTTGTTAGTGGGATTTTTTGGGGCGTTTCGTCGCTCGGAATTGGTTTCGCTGAGATGGGAACAAGTCTCCTTTGTGGGTGAAGGAATGATTCTTACCTTGCCACGTTCTAAAACGAATCAAACCGGGGTGGCAATTCGCTGA
- a CDS encoding ParB/RepB/Spo0J family partition protein: protein MEETFAVRDNVNVLKGKIMADIELKGLKGLRDLKSLANASKTNDFVAQNLYFLSIDLLQTGKYQPRKGWIKESLQELVNSIKSQGIIQPLIVRQIQTNRYEIIAGERRWRAAKEAGLKKVPAIIRNVDDTTALAFALIENIQRENLNPIDEALAFSRLRDEFSMSHAAISETVGRSRTAVTNILRLLSLDDSVKVLLQTDKLEMGHARALLTLPKDQQILFAQKIIDKNLTVREAEKLVQFAKTPKETKPAPYADEVQGWVNQLSRSLSSKIAININEKGEGKVIIHFTSPEEVDWLVEHFTDKAEE from the coding sequence ATGGAGGAGACGTTTGCGGTACGCGATAACGTAAATGTATTGAAAGGAAAAATAATGGCTGATATAGAATTGAAAGGCTTAAAAGGTCTAAGGGATTTGAAGTCATTAGCGAACGCCTCTAAAACAAACGATTTCGTTGCTCAAAATTTATATTTTCTCTCCATTGATTTACTACAGACGGGTAAATATCAGCCCCGAAAGGGTTGGATAAAAGAATCTTTACAGGAGCTTGTGAATTCAATTAAATCTCAAGGCATTATACAACCACTCATTGTACGTCAAATTCAAACCAATCGATATGAAATCATTGCGGGAGAAAGACGCTGGCGCGCAGCGAAAGAAGCGGGGTTAAAAAAAGTACCTGCCATTATCAGAAATGTTGATGATACTACAGCATTAGCGTTTGCGCTTATTGAAAATATACAACGGGAAAATCTAAATCCAATTGATGAGGCGCTTGCTTTTTCTCGTTTAAGGGACGAATTCTCTATGTCACACGCTGCGATTTCGGAAACAGTTGGACGTTCGCGTACCGCTGTAACCAATATTTTGCGACTGCTTTCTCTTGACGATTCTGTTAAGGTTTTGTTACAAACGGATAAACTAGAAATGGGCCACGCGAGAGCATTGTTAACGCTGCCAAAGGATCAACAAATCTTATTTGCGCAGAAGATTATTGATAAAAATTTAACAGTTCGTGAAGCGGAAAAGTTAGTGCAATTCGCTAAGACACCGAAAGAAACCAAGCCCGCGCCCTATGCTGACGAGGTCCAGGGATGGGTCAATCAATTATCCAGAAGCTTGTCTTCAAAGATTGCGATCAATATTAATGAGAAAGGGGAAGGTAAAGTAATTATTCATTTTACATCGCCGGAAGAAGTCGATTGGCTTGTCGAGCATTTTACCGACAAGGCTGAGGAGTAA
- a CDS encoding ParB/RepB/Spo0J family partition protein: MDNSKRNIHNSGPLGMLMKNGQIKKIENSAESNEGTVVLNKAAPSYFKTQAGIEFTEHELIFVDPKECEPWEYANRQDEELGNINELIESIKSNKQLQPALIRKHPHPHDDVKYEIIFGRRRHIACLNLGIPFLAILKEIPNVQDAIAFQDAENKLRNDVSNYSNAILYKRLIEEGVFKKEKDLAEKLRLSPSTLNDLMAYTKIPSAIVKKIPNIHALSKSIVLKIVQLLNKSSKNHAKLIAIAPDIGKSITSPAKLESAVEKPVGSKTKQRLQATKQYKTKDGKKLFTFKIDHRGAPCIVLNKEILNRVDMDTMCEKIKSQLEIELSQSGAPD; encoded by the coding sequence ATGGATAACAGCAAGCGAAACATTCATAACTCTGGACCGTTAGGTATGTTAATGAAAAATGGCCAGATTAAAAAAATTGAAAATTCAGCAGAATCTAACGAAGGTACCGTCGTATTAAATAAAGCAGCACCCTCCTATTTCAAAACACAAGCGGGGATTGAGTTTACCGAACATGAATTGATCTTTGTGGATCCAAAAGAATGTGAGCCCTGGGAGTATGCTAATAGACAAGATGAGGAACTTGGCAATATAAACGAATTAATCGAATCAATTAAATCAAATAAACAACTACAGCCAGCCCTTATTCGGAAACACCCTCACCCACATGATGACGTTAAATATGAAATTATTTTCGGTCGTCGACGACATATAGCCTGTCTTAACCTTGGTATCCCATTTTTAGCGATTCTCAAAGAGATTCCTAATGTTCAAGATGCAATCGCTTTTCAAGACGCAGAAAATAAACTTAGGAACGACGTCAGCAATTATTCAAACGCCATACTATACAAACGTTTGATAGAAGAAGGGGTTTTCAAAAAGGAAAAAGACCTCGCCGAGAAATTGCGATTATCGCCTTCTACCTTGAATGATTTGATGGCGTATACAAAGATACCAAGTGCTATTGTCAAAAAAATTCCAAACATCCATGCGTTGTCCAAAAGCATTGTGCTTAAAATAGTTCAATTACTCAATAAATCTTCAAAAAATCACGCAAAACTTATTGCTATTGCACCAGATATTGGTAAGTCCATTACTTCACCGGCTAAACTTGAAAGTGCTGTCGAAAAACCAGTAGGCAGCAAAACAAAACAGCGGTTGCAGGCAACTAAACAATATAAGACTAAAGATGGGAAAAAGCTTTTTACGTTTAAAATTGATCATCGAGGCGCGCCTTGCATTGTTTTGAATAAAGAAATCCTCAACAGGGTAGATATGGATACCATGTGTGAGAAAATTAAAAGCCAACTAGAAATTGAATTAAGTCAATCCGGAGCTCCGGATTGA
- a CDS encoding AAA family ATPase produces the protein MLETQITPYGTETPEQLMDKFYQAGNEMLLTLRNYITSPDKRKKSRTWGAIEAAKMVGVSAPTFRKLLESDNEVPGIIIEENENGRKIKKYTLTAINNLREKAKTRYKRPKGSKPLTIAISNLKGGVGKTETAVDLGKKIAIEGLRSLLLDFDAQGTATLISSGLIPDLELRYEDTITNTLISDPNNIKNIVLKTHFDGFDIIPANLAIQDCDLILPNDKENNNDRLGSPFLRLAESLKIIKNQYDVILIDCGPNLGLLTLNAIIACDGMIIPIPPSMNDYSSFIMYTATLRNMFRELSNKKLDYLRILLSKHNSSNEALQMENMMREQFGRYILSNHMCETVEVSKAANEIGTIYDVSKPRGSREAYRRALQHLDDVNMEIINNFKDIWKSQVKVLTTLGETVNG, from the coding sequence ATGCTAGAAACACAAATTACCCCCTACGGTACAGAAACCCCCGAACAATTAATGGACAAATTCTACCAAGCTGGTAACGAAATGCTATTAACACTTCGAAATTATATTACTAGCCCAGATAAAAGAAAAAAATCTCGGACGTGGGGTGCGATAGAAGCTGCGAAAATGGTTGGAGTCTCCGCGCCTACTTTCAGAAAACTATTGGAATCCGATAACGAAGTTCCTGGAATCATAATTGAAGAAAATGAGAACGGAAGGAAAATAAAAAAGTACACGCTTACTGCGATTAACAATTTGCGTGAAAAGGCAAAAACCCGTTACAAGCGCCCTAAAGGCTCTAAACCATTAACAATAGCAATATCGAATTTAAAGGGCGGCGTCGGGAAAACAGAAACGGCAGTTGATTTAGGTAAAAAAATAGCCATTGAAGGCTTACGTTCCCTCCTTCTCGACTTTGATGCTCAAGGCACAGCAACCCTTATAAGCTCAGGACTGATCCCTGACTTAGAATTACGTTACGAAGACACGATTACCAACACTTTAATTTCAGATCCGAACAACATTAAGAATATCGTTCTTAAAACACATTTTGATGGTTTCGATATTATTCCTGCCAATCTAGCGATACAAGATTGCGATTTAATCCTCCCAAACGATAAAGAAAACAACAACGACCGTTTAGGTTCTCCTTTTCTAAGGTTGGCAGAGTCTCTAAAAATAATTAAAAATCAATATGATGTAATACTTATTGATTGTGGTCCTAATTTGGGATTACTCACATTAAACGCCATTATTGCTTGTGATGGCATGATTATTCCTATTCCGCCCAGCATGAATGATTACTCAAGCTTCATCATGTACACAGCAACTTTACGTAATATGTTTAGAGAATTATCGAACAAAAAGTTGGACTATTTGAGAATACTTCTATCAAAGCACAACAGCAGCAATGAGGCTCTGCAAATGGAAAATATGATGCGCGAGCAATTTGGCCGGTATATTCTTTCTAACCATATGTGTGAGACTGTTGAAGTATCGAAGGCGGCAAATGAAATAGGAACGATCTATGATGTATCAAAACCACGAGGAAGTCGAGAGGCTTATCGTAGAGCCCTTCAACACCTTGACGATGTCAACATGGAAATAATTAATAATTTTAAAGACATATGGAAAAGCCAAGTAAAAGTGCTAACAACTTTAGGAGAAACCGTCAATGGATAA